GGGGCTGGGGACAGGCGCGGCGGTGGGGCTCTTCCAGGGGAGCTGGCTCACCCGCCTGCGGGTGCCCTCCTTCGTGGTCACCCTGGCCGGACTGCTCGGGTGGCAGGGCGCGCTGCTGTACGTGCTGGGAGAGACGGGCACGGTCAACCTCGAGGACGAGCTGATCCTCGGGCTGGCGGGGACCTTCTTCGAGCCGGGCCTCGCCTGGACGGTGACGGTCCTGGCCATCGTCCTCCAGGTGGCGGTGGTGCTGCTCGGGCGGCGGCGGCGGGCGGCGGCGGGACTGCCGCTGGCGCCCTGGCGCGGCACGCTGGTGGGAGTGGTGGCGCCCTCGGCGGTGCTGGTGGCGGTGATGACGGTGTTCACGCAAGACCGTGGGCTGCCGCTGGCGGTGGTCCTCTTCGTGGGCCTGGTGCTGACACTGGAGCTGGTGCTCCGGCACACGCGATTCGGGCGTCACGTCTTCGCGGTGGGCGGCAACGCCGAGGCCGCGCGGCGGGCGGGAATCCCCGTGCAGGGCATCCGCGTGGCCGTCTTCACGCTGGCGTCGACGTTGGCGGCGGCCGGAGGGATTCTCGCGGCCTCGCGCCTGATGGCGGTCAACCAGTCCTCGGGCAGCGGAGACATCCTGCTGAATGCCATCGCGGCGGCGGTCATCGGAGGCACCAGCCTCTTCGGTGGGCGAGGCTCGGCCTGGTCGGCCCTGCTCGGCGCGCTGGTGATTGGCTCCATTTCCAACGGCATGGACCTGCTGGCGCTCTCGTCCTCGGTGAAGTTCATGGTGACGGGCGGCGTGCTGCTGGTGGCCGCGTCCATCGACGCGCTCTCGCGCCGGGGCAGGCAGGCCGCGGGCCGGGCGTGAACCTGGGGTCACTCGAGAAGCGGGTCATGTCCTACCATGGCCTGACCCGGGGTTGAGCGAGCCGCCCTCCCCGGGGTTTCCGACAGCAAGCGGCCGAGCGTGGGCGAAGCCTTCCCTCGCACGGGATATGCTGCGCACGAGACCCCCCCATGCTCCGATACGCCGTCACCCTCTTCCTCAGCGCCTTCCTCCTCTTCGGCGTGCAACCGCTGGCGGGGAAGTACTCGCTGCCCTGGTTCGGCGGAACGCCGGCCGTGTGGACGACGTGCATGCTCTTCTTCCAGGCGATGCTCCTGGGAGGGTACGCCTACTCGTACGCCAGCGTCCGTTGGCTGGCCCCCAAGCGGCAGGCGCGTGTCCACCTGGCACTGCTGGGGCTGACGGTGGTGGTGCTGCTCGGCCGCGCGTTGCTGGTGGGCTCGCCCGTCGCGCCCGGCCTCGAATGGCGTCCGGCGGCGGATGAGATTTCCACCACGCGGCTGCTGGCCATGCTCGCGGCCACCCTGGGGCTGCCCTTCTTCACGCTGTCCACCTCCGCGCCCCTGCTGCAGAGCTGGTTCAGCCGCATGCGGCCGGGTGCCTCGCCCTACCGGCTCTACGCCCTCTCCAACACGGCCTCGCTCCTGGCGTTGCTGGCCTACCCCCTGCTCGTCGAGCCCTGGCTGGGCCGGGGAGTGCAGGCCTGGGTGTGGGGGGCGGGATTCCTCCTCTTCGCCGCCGGCAGCGCGATGTGCGCCCTGGGTGTGTTGCGCCATGAGGAGGCACCCGCGCAGGGGGTCCAGCAGGAGGCCACGGCGGAGTCTCCGGGCGTGGCGCGCACCCTGGCCTGGCTGGGGCTGAGCGCGTGCGCCTCGGTGCTGCTGCTGGCCACGACGAATCAGCTCTCGCAGAACGTGTCGGCGGGGCCCTTCGTCTGGGTGCTGCCGCTGGCCCTGTACCTCGTCACCTTCATCGTCGCCTTCGAGCGCGAGGCGCTCTACTCGCGCCTCTTCACCGCGCTGCTGCTGTTGCTGGCCGTGGGCGGAGTGACACGCATCACCTACAAGGGCGCGCACGTGTCCCTGCTCGTGCAGCTGCTCGTGCACTCGACGGCGCTCTTCTCCGGGGCGCTGCTGTGCCATGGCGAGCTGTACCGGCTGCGGCCCGCGCCACGGTTCCTGGGCGCCTTCTACCTCTGGGTGTCCGCGGGTGGCGTGCTCGGCGCGGGGCTCGTCCACCTGGTGGCCCCCCGCGTCTTCAACGTCTACCTGGAGTACCCCCTCACGCTGGGCGCCTGCTGTCTCCTGGCGGCACTCCTGCTGCTGCGGCGGGCCCCGGACGAGACGGTGGTGCGGGCCGCCCTCCGGTACGTACCGGCCCTGCTGCTGCTGCTCGTGGCCGGTGGGCTCGGGCTGGCGGTGTCGGACGAGCGCCACGTGGTCGGCTCCTGGCGCGGCTTCTTCGGCGTGGTGCACGTGACGGAGCCGCTGGAGCGGGAGCAGGAGGAGCACGCCTTCGTGCTGCGGCACGGGGACATCATCCACGGCTTCCAGTACACGCGGCCCGAGCGGCG
The sequence above is drawn from the Archangium gephyra genome and encodes:
- a CDS encoding sugar ABC transporter permease, producing the protein MSAPMGTTRDPRLLSDEPGLKGAWEGYRRRLAQGELGSLPVIVGLAVIWLIFYLANERFLSAVNLTNLMLQIAAMGTIAVGLVLVLLLGEIDLSAGAVSGLAAAVMAILSVKQQWPAGTALLAGLGTGAAVGLFQGSWLTRLRVPSFVVTLAGLLGWQGALLYVLGETGTVNLEDELILGLAGTFFEPGLAWTVTVLAIVLQVAVVLLGRRRRAAAGLPLAPWRGTLVGVVAPSAVLVAVMTVFTQDRGLPLAVVLFVGLVLTLELVLRHTRFGRHVFAVGGNAEAARRAGIPVQGIRVAVFTLASTLAAAGGILAASRLMAVNQSSGSGDILLNAIAAAVIGGTSLFGGRGSAWSALLGALVIGSISNGMDLLALSSSVKFMVTGGVLLVAASIDALSRRGRQAAGRA
- a CDS encoding spermidine synthase, translated to MLRYAVTLFLSAFLLFGVQPLAGKYSLPWFGGTPAVWTTCMLFFQAMLLGGYAYSYASVRWLAPKRQARVHLALLGLTVVVLLGRALLVGSPVAPGLEWRPAADEISTTRLLAMLAATLGLPFFTLSTSAPLLQSWFSRMRPGASPYRLYALSNTASLLALLAYPLLVEPWLGRGVQAWVWGAGFLLFAAGSAMCALGVLRHEEAPAQGVQQEATAESPGVARTLAWLGLSACASVLLLATTNQLSQNVSAGPFVWVLPLALYLVTFIVAFEREALYSRLFTALLLLLAVGGVTRITYKGAHVSLLVQLLVHSTALFSGALLCHGELYRLRPAPRFLGAFYLWVSAGGVLGAGLVHLVAPRVFNVYLEYPLTLGACCLLAALLLLRRAPDETVVRAALRYVPALLLLLVAGGLGLAVSDERHVVGSWRGFFGVVHVTEPLEREQEEHAFVLRHGDIIHGFQYTRPERRMRPTAYYTAESGLGLALTEQRRLKEAAGQPPALRVGILGLGVGTTAALGQAGDTLRFYEIDPQIISLAKGEGGYFSYLSETPARVEVVEGDARILLEQELARGQAQGFDVLAVDVFSSDSIPVHLLTEEAVEAYRRHLAPGGVLVMHISNVHLDLLPIAVAHAWSSGLQATLVTTEKKGDARGSFWVVLDQGGSFTRGDTFTREGKRVQRLAFAEAPRKRWTDERNSLLPFLRALGVDREGLVELEEPAVAPAPVAAPAGP